The following proteins are co-located in the Eriocheir sinensis breed Jianghai 21 chromosome 1, ASM2467909v1, whole genome shotgun sequence genome:
- the LOC127005855 gene encoding uncharacterized protein LOC127005855: MPWRKQVEALEHMCFMKMARIIHDIATQVEEQPECCEISAEELSNMVSSLPAVINENMIVKVIETIHKTFSRTRRTVGMKTCLEVLLQPHVQRLNLNGLFFKMRLQGTINTTIRSVVCSRVASMKNLMTLNMVSKCSDEILCVLSEKCPEISEVNISISDLVTDKGLKALAKGCPKLENLCIYKCWIITAEGIAYVLRCSKNLKKLKCDQLGAVLISEFSDAKNTFKLTHFEHTHMLFEPKSEDVRWVGDACPKLESVSLYVDDKNLALVPLLGRIRVLEIEIRAGLGDGFIEAIKYLGSSLQTLQLNCNQVQQQMIVALGECCPHLTTLHLSTTAIEGDEPLINTGQLFSDLAVLHLQVWEESVLSNTFVDFFLMWCHKLESVLLKAEVGFLTDKYLGSLLAANPLKEAKYIVIASDEFVPLTLKSVYMLMASCPALENLGISSWDIDEDQFFTLREMFKTNNYNVTIS, encoded by the exons ATGCCTTGGAGGAAGCAAGTGGAGGCTCTGGAGCACATGTGCTTCATGAAGATGGCCAGAATAATTCATGACATAGCG ACTCAGGTTGAAGAACAACCAGAATGCTGtgaaatatctgctgaagaactGTCCAATATGGTTTCAAGTCTCCCAGCAGTGATCAATGAGAACATGATAGTCAAGGTTATCGAGACTATCCACAAAACCTTCAGTAGAACTCGAAGGACAGTGGGCATGAAGACGTGCTTAGAGGTACTGCTGCAGCCACATGTTCAAAGACTGAATCTCAACGGACTCTTCTTTAAAATGAGACTTCAgggcaccatcaacaccaccatcaggaGTGTTGTGTGCTCGCGTGTAGCAAGTATGAAGAACCTTATGACCCTCAACATGGTCAGTAAGTGCAGTGACGAGATTCTGTGTGTGCTGAGTGAAAAGTGTCCAGAAATCAGTGAGGTAAACATATCCATATCAGACCTGGTCACTGATAAGGGGCTGAAGGCTCTAGCAAAAGGCTGTCCAAAGCTTGAAAATTTGTGCATATATAAGTGCTGGATTATCACAGCAGAAGGCATTGCGTATGTACTGAGGTGCAGCAAGAATTTAAAGAAACTGAAGTGTGACCAGTTGGGTGCTGTATTGATCAGTGAGTTCAGTGATGCCAAGAACACTTTCAAACTCACTCACTTTGAACACACTCAC ATGTTGTTTGAGCCAAAGTCCGAGGATGTCAGATGGGTCGGGGATGCCTGTCCAAAACTTGAGTCTGTCAGCCTGTATGTGGATGACAAGAACTTGGCTCTGGTACCACTGCTGGGGAGAATCAg AGTTCTTGAAATAGAAATCCGGGCAGGGCTGGGGGACGGCTTCATTGAGGCCATCAAGTACCTGGGCAGTTCCCTCCAGACTCTGCAGCTGAATT GCAACCAAGTGCAGCAGCAGATGATCGTGGCGCTGGGAGAGTGTTGCCCACACCTCACCACGCTTCACCTCTCCACAACGGCAATAGAAGGAGATGAACCACTTATAAACACCGGCCAGCTGTTTTCAGATCTAGCAGTTCTTCATCTTCAAGTTTGGGAGGAATCTGTCTTGAGTA ATACATTTGTCGACTTCTTCCTCATGTGGTGCCATAAGCTGGAGTCTGTGTTACTGAAAGCGGAGGTTGGGTTCCTGACTGACAAGTACCTGGGGAGCCTGCTTGCTGCCAACCCACTCAAGGAAGCAAAGTACATCGTCATTGCATCAGATGAGTTT GTACCACTTACCTTGAAGAGCGTGTACATGCTGATGGCTTCGTGTCCAGCACTTGAAAACTTGGGGATCTCCTCTTGGGACATCGATGAAGACCAGTTTTTCACGCTTAGAGAGATGTTCAAAACCAACAATTATAACGTTACCATATCCTAA